From Draconibacterium halophilum, one genomic window encodes:
- the asnS gene encoding asparagine--tRNA ligase, which yields MARLKIKEILKSGETGSEVVAKGWVRTKRGSKNVNFIALNDGSTIHNLQVVVDVASFEEELLHKITTGAAIAVTGELVESAGSGQSVELNAKSIDLLGAADPEKYPIQPKKHSLEFLRENAHLRFRTNTFSAIFRIRHAMAFAIHKYFNEKGFNYLHTPIVTASDAEGAGQMFRVSTLDPKNLPLTEDGEIDYSQDFFGKATNLTVSGQLEGELGALALGEIYTFGPTFRAENSNTTRHLAEFWMIEPEMAFYDLKDNMDLAEEFLKYCIQYALDNCMDDLKFLADRLKQEEKNKPQDQRSMDLIEKLEFVLKSDFVRLPYTEAITILKNSKPYKKKKFQFPVDWGVDLQSEHERYLVEKHFKCPVILTDYPKDIKAFYMKQNDDEKTVGAMDVLFPGIGEIIGGSQREEDLEKLTTRMKEMDIPAEEMWWYLDTRRFGSVEHSGFGLGFERLMLFVTGMGNIRDVIAFPRAPKNAEF from the coding sequence ATGGCACGTTTAAAAATCAAAGAGATTCTGAAGAGTGGCGAAACAGGCAGCGAAGTGGTTGCCAAAGGTTGGGTAAGAACAAAACGCGGAAGTAAAAATGTAAATTTTATTGCGCTAAACGACGGATCTACTATTCATAATCTTCAGGTGGTAGTTGATGTTGCAAGCTTTGAAGAAGAATTATTACACAAAATAACAACCGGAGCCGCAATAGCCGTTACCGGAGAATTGGTAGAATCGGCCGGAAGTGGACAGAGCGTTGAGTTGAATGCAAAATCGATTGATTTGTTGGGAGCTGCCGATCCGGAAAAATATCCAATTCAGCCCAAAAAACATTCGCTCGAGTTTTTGCGCGAAAATGCTCACCTGCGTTTCCGTACCAATACGTTTAGTGCCATTTTTCGTATCAGGCACGCTATGGCTTTTGCCATTCATAAATATTTTAACGAAAAAGGTTTTAACTACCTGCACACGCCAATTGTAACGGCCAGCGATGCTGAGGGTGCCGGACAAATGTTCCGTGTTTCTACGCTTGATCCAAAAAATCTACCATTAACCGAAGATGGTGAGATAGATTACAGCCAGGACTTTTTCGGAAAAGCTACCAACTTAACGGTTTCCGGTCAGTTGGAAGGTGAGTTAGGCGCACTGGCACTTGGCGAAATTTATACTTTCGGACCAACATTCCGTGCCGAGAACTCGAATACAACACGTCACCTTGCCGAGTTCTGGATGATCGAGCCTGAAATGGCTTTTTACGATCTGAAAGATAATATGGATCTGGCAGAAGAATTCCTGAAATACTGTATTCAGTATGCTTTGGATAACTGTATGGATGATCTGAAGTTTTTAGCAGATCGTTTAAAGCAGGAAGAGAAAAATAAACCACAGGATCAACGATCGATGGATTTGATCGAAAAGCTGGAGTTCGTTCTGAAAAGCGATTTTGTGCGTTTGCCTTACACCGAGGCCATTACTATTCTTAAAAATTCGAAACCATATAAAAAGAAAAAATTCCAGTTTCCGGTTGATTGGGGAGTTGACTTGCAAAGCGAACACGAACGTTACCTGGTGGAGAAACATTTTAAGTGCCCGGTAATTCTTACCGATTACCCAAAAGATATTAAAGCGTTCTACATGAAACAGAACGACGATGAAAAAACAGTTGGTGCAATGGATGTGTTATTTCCGGGAATTGGTGAAATTATTGGTGGTTCGCAACGTGAGGAAGACCTTGAAAAACTGACAACCCGCATGAAAGAGATGGATATTCCGGCTGAAGAAATGTGGTGGTATTTGGATACCCGCCGCTTTGGTTCGGTTGAACACAGTGGCTTTGGTCTTGGTTTCGAGCGCCTTATGCTGTTTGTTACCGGAATGGGTAACATCCGGGATGTAATAGCTTTTCCGCGTGCACCTAAAAATGCTGAATTTTGA
- the rpoN gene encoding RNA polymerase factor sigma-54, with the protein MEQKLTLQQKLLQKLSPQQIQVIKLLEIPTMQLEQRIKKELEENPVLELESDSPSSDDDQLSDSQDNNSDVDNEEFSVDDYYEDDEIPTYKLNVNNYSKDDKYIDVPFSVGTSFHEFLNEQLGLADLDDEEQQLAEYIIGNIDDDGYLRRDLMAISDDLAFNMNLDVPEEKLDKILRAIQEFDPPGIAARDLRECLLLQLQRKEGKRFELAKAIVKDYFAEFTKKHYDKIRSKLELSDEELKKGIDEVRKLNPKPGSSYNNPLNKSNQHIVPDFLLELVDGELSLSLNQRNVPELKINDTYSEMLKTMSQNQKAQKTDKEAATFVKQKMDSAKWFIDAIHQRQTTLLLTMSEIISFQKAYFHEGDETKLRPMILKDIAERTGLDISTISRVSNSKYIQTHFGIYALKYFFSEGMAKDDGEEVSTREIKKILQECIEGEDKHKPLTDEKLAKILKEKSYNIARRTVAKYREQLGISVARLRKEL; encoded by the coding sequence ATGGAGCAAAAACTAACATTACAACAGAAGCTGCTCCAAAAGTTATCACCTCAGCAAATTCAGGTGATCAAACTTTTGGAAATCCCAACTATGCAACTCGAGCAGCGAATCAAAAAGGAATTGGAGGAAAATCCGGTTTTGGAATTAGAATCGGACAGCCCCTCGTCGGATGACGATCAACTGAGTGACAGCCAGGATAATAATTCGGATGTTGACAATGAAGAGTTTTCGGTTGACGATTATTACGAGGACGATGAAATTCCAACTTATAAGTTAAATGTAAATAATTACTCCAAAGACGATAAATACATTGATGTACCATTTTCGGTAGGGACAAGTTTTCATGAGTTTTTGAATGAACAGTTGGGACTTGCCGACCTGGATGATGAGGAGCAGCAATTAGCCGAATATATTATTGGCAACATTGACGACGACGGATACCTTCGGCGAGATTTAATGGCCATTAGCGATGATTTGGCCTTTAATATGAACCTTGATGTTCCGGAAGAAAAACTGGATAAAATTTTACGGGCTATTCAGGAATTTGATCCTCCCGGCATTGCCGCCCGCGATTTGCGCGAATGTTTGTTGTTGCAACTTCAACGGAAAGAAGGAAAGAGGTTTGAATTGGCAAAAGCGATTGTAAAAGACTATTTCGCGGAATTCACAAAAAAACATTACGATAAAATAAGATCGAAACTGGAGCTTTCTGATGAGGAATTAAAAAAAGGTATTGACGAGGTTCGTAAATTAAATCCAAAACCTGGCAGCTCCTACAATAACCCTTTAAATAAATCAAATCAGCATATTGTTCCCGATTTTCTTTTAGAGCTCGTTGATGGGGAGTTAAGCCTTTCATTAAATCAGCGTAATGTTCCGGAGCTAAAAATAAACGATACGTATTCGGAAATGCTGAAAACCATGAGTCAAAACCAGAAGGCGCAGAAAACCGATAAAGAAGCTGCCACTTTTGTGAAACAAAAAATGGACTCGGCAAAATGGTTTATCGATGCTATACACCAGCGGCAAACTACTTTGTTGCTTACCATGTCGGAGATTATTAGTTTTCAGAAAGCGTATTTTCACGAAGGTGATGAAACAAAACTTCGACCAATGATTTTAAAGGATATTGCCGAAAGAACCGGGCTTGATATTTCAACCATTTCAAGGGTTTCAAACAGCAAATACATTCAAACGCATTTTGGTATTTACGCGCTTAAATATTTCTTTTCTGAGGGTATGGCAAAAGATGACGGGGAAGAAGTTTCTACTCGTGAAATTAAAAAGATACTGCAAGAATGTATTGAGGGAGAGGATAAGCATAAGCCTTTAACCGATGAGAAACTGGCAAAGATACTTAAAGAAAAATCATACAATATTGCGCGAAGAACTGTTGCCAAATACCGCGAGCAGTTGGGAATATCGGTAGCACGTTTACGTAAAGAATTATAA